A window of Haliscomenobacter hydrossis DSM 1100 contains these coding sequences:
- a CDS encoding sodium:solute symporter family transporter codes for MQSLQTVDYLVFLAYFFLVAGYGYWVYNRKKKTETTTTDFFLAEGSLTWWAIGASLIASNISAEQFIGMSGNGFFVGIAVAAYEWIAAIALIIVAVFFMPIYLKNHIYTMPQFLKTRYNETVSMIMTIFWLFLYIFVNLTSILFLGALAINNLIGGGYFHLIMIGLAVFALIITIGGMKVIGYTDVLQVLVLIIGGLATTWLALTMVSEKFGMGQNVFAGFNLLMEKADDHFHMIMAKPTIDSSQDYINKYLLLPGIAMYAAGQWIVNLNYWGCNQYITQRALGADLNTARTGILFAGFLKLMMPIIVMLPGIAAYVLYQNGELQAQMAPDGKFLADNAYSAILTFLPTGLKGLSMAALTAAIVASLAGKANSISTIFTLDIYKKYFEKDADDRKLVWVGRLTIVASMLLAIALTWNDLLGIGGAGGFTFIQKYTGFISPGVFAMFLLGMFWKRTTGAAAVAGVLVGFVLSVFFNEYAPTVLGNETILYTAFPNGKGGYEIPFLICMGLAFGFTMLVMIVMSLFGPKVNPKAFELDAEMFKVKPAIMAMIVATVLILTAIYIKFW; via the coding sequence CTTGATTGCCTCCAATATTTCGGCGGAGCAGTTTATTGGGATGTCCGGAAATGGTTTTTTTGTCGGTATCGCCGTTGCCGCTTATGAATGGATCGCCGCCATTGCGTTGATCATCGTCGCGGTGTTCTTCATGCCCATTTATTTGAAGAACCATATTTATACCATGCCACAGTTTCTAAAAACCCGGTACAACGAAACGGTGAGCATGATCATGACCATTTTTTGGTTGTTTTTGTACATCTTTGTCAACCTCACTTCGATCCTGTTTTTGGGGGCTTTGGCCATCAACAACCTGATTGGTGGAGGTTATTTCCATCTAATCATGATTGGTCTGGCCGTTTTTGCCCTGATCATCACCATTGGAGGGATGAAGGTGATAGGTTACACCGACGTATTACAAGTGCTGGTGCTCATCATTGGTGGTTTGGCGACCACCTGGTTGGCGCTCACGATGGTCAGTGAAAAATTTGGGATGGGCCAAAACGTCTTTGCAGGTTTTAACCTCTTGATGGAAAAAGCGGATGACCATTTTCACATGATCATGGCCAAACCAACCATAGACTCCTCTCAGGACTACATCAACAAATACCTCTTGCTTCCGGGCATCGCCATGTATGCAGCGGGTCAATGGATTGTCAACCTCAACTACTGGGGCTGCAACCAGTACATCACCCAACGCGCCTTGGGTGCCGACCTCAACACGGCTCGCACCGGGATTTTGTTTGCGGGCTTTTTAAAATTGATGATGCCCATTATCGTGATGTTGCCGGGTATTGCTGCTTATGTTTTGTACCAAAATGGTGAATTACAAGCACAAATGGCCCCCGACGGCAAATTCCTGGCCGACAACGCCTACTCCGCCATTCTGACTTTTTTACCTACGGGCTTAAAGGGTTTGTCGATGGCAGCGCTTACGGCGGCCATTGTGGCTTCATTGGCGGGTAAAGCCAACAGTATTTCGACAATTTTCACCCTGGATATTTATAAGAAATACTTTGAAAAAGATGCCGACGACCGCAAACTAGTTTGGGTGGGTCGACTCACCATTGTTGCCTCCATGCTGTTGGCGATTGCGCTGACTTGGAACGATTTGCTCGGTATTGGTGGCGCTGGGGGTTTTACGTTTATCCAGAAATACACCGGATTCATTAGTCCAGGGGTATTTGCCATGTTCCTGTTGGGCATGTTCTGGAAGCGCACCACGGGCGCGGCAGCAGTAGCAGGGGTATTGGTCGGCTTTGTGCTTTCGGTATTTTTTAACGAATACGCTCCGACCGTATTGGGCAACGAAACCATCTTGTACACCGCCTTTCCAAATGGCAAAGGTGGTTATGAGATTCCTTTCCTGATTTGTATGGGTTTGGCGTTTGGCTTTACCATGCTCGTGATGATTGTCATGAGTTTGTTTGGACCAAAAGTGAATCCCAAGGCATTTGAACTGGATGCTGAAATGTTCAAGGTAAAACCGGCAATCATGGCCATGATTGTGGCAACGGTTTTGATTTTGACCGCGATTTACATCAAGTTTTGGTAG
- a CDS encoding NUDIX hydrolase: protein MKYTYMTEANFTYRADSFKVAIDCILLGFDQRELKILLIHRNFEPAKGSWSLMGGFLNRDESLNDSAKRILYQLTGLEDIYLEQIFVFGDINRDPVERVLSVCFYALIKIEDYDEALGKSHDAHWFPVQKRPKLVFDHEQMVEATLNRLRRRAGYQPIGFELLPEKFTMMQLLNLYEAIYQRSFDVGNFSKKILSLGILVKTDEKLRGGSKKGSYLYSFDQERYDSVKEKGFRIIG from the coding sequence ATGAAGTATACATACATGACTGAAGCGAATTTTACTTACCGTGCTGATTCCTTTAAAGTAGCCATAGACTGCATCCTCTTGGGTTTTGACCAAAGGGAACTGAAAATACTGCTCATCCACCGCAATTTTGAGCCAGCCAAAGGCAGTTGGTCTTTGATGGGGGGCTTTTTGAATCGGGATGAAAGTTTAAATGATAGTGCCAAGCGGATTTTGTACCAACTGACGGGCCTGGAAGACATTTATCTGGAGCAAATTTTCGTCTTTGGCGACATCAACCGAGATCCAGTTGAGCGTGTACTTTCAGTGTGCTTTTACGCCCTTATCAAAATTGAAGATTACGATGAAGCCCTGGGCAAAAGCCATGATGCCCATTGGTTTCCAGTGCAAAAAAGGCCAAAGCTGGTTTTTGATCACGAACAAATGGTGGAGGCCACCCTCAATCGCTTGCGTCGCCGGGCAGGCTATCAACCCATTGGTTTCGAGCTCTTGCCCGAAAAATTCACCATGATGCAATTGCTCAATTTGTACGAAGCCATTTACCAGCGCTCTTTCGATGTGGGCAATTTTAGCAAGAAAATTTTATCCTTGGGTATCCTGGTAAAAACGGATGAAAAACTGCGTGGAGGATCAAAAAAAGGATCATATCTGTATTCCTTTGATCAGGAGCGTTACGATAGTGTCAAAGAAAAAGGATTCAGGATAATAGGATAA
- a CDS encoding T9SS C-terminal target domain-containing protein produces MRRLPKYLVLLVFFTLQLAPFIIHAENSALDVHAQGTQADEICDNGRDDDGDGLVDLNDPDCACAIIQPKSLIPNPSFEAMNCCPQSQSQLNCADTWIQASEPTTDYLHTCGWMGWQNLPPPLPFPDGEAVVGFRNGRFNQMADPQWKEYAGACLLGPLKANTAYKFKFWVGFTDAVNSPATNIVFYGATDCASLPFGKGNTAHGCPLNGPGWVELGRVPISGNKEWLLKEINVTPKQNIHAMAIGPDCDVSATAINPYYFFDNLVLDEQRNFDYVISAKGYPCTDQFFLDIPVIEGYAYQWYQDGVALVGETKPTLRVKTGEGKYQVRISDEEGCKVTQAYNHLYPRSTNFVAAKICPGTAYNFNQQKLSSAGEYIDTVKTIHNCDSIVRLSLSIEDDLLDTVQARILEGEQFKVGTRLFGSPGEFLSTLKSAIGCDSTVLLHLDFYRIFFPSGFSPNDDGKNDRFGFYGGSELKRIVAFHVFDRWGGMVWSVKDVPPGDSSAFWDGTMRTQAAPEGLYTYVVTLLLEDGREHVRYGGVTLVR; encoded by the coding sequence ATGAGGAGGCTGCCCAAGTATCTTGTACTGCTGGTATTTTTCACCTTACAACTTGCGCCGTTTATCATACACGCCGAAAATTCCGCACTTGATGTACACGCTCAAGGAACTCAGGCAGATGAAATTTGTGACAATGGTCGTGACGATGATGGCGATGGATTGGTTGATCTCAACGATCCTGATTGTGCCTGTGCCATTATTCAGCCTAAGTCACTGATTCCCAATCCTTCTTTTGAGGCCATGAATTGTTGTCCCCAAAGCCAAAGTCAACTCAATTGCGCCGATACCTGGATACAAGCCTCTGAACCAACCACCGATTATTTGCATACCTGTGGGTGGATGGGCTGGCAGAACCTCCCTCCTCCCCTTCCCTTCCCCGACGGTGAGGCGGTGGTAGGTTTTCGCAACGGTCGTTTCAACCAAATGGCCGATCCCCAGTGGAAGGAATACGCGGGTGCCTGTCTTTTGGGGCCACTAAAAGCCAATACGGCCTACAAGTTCAAATTTTGGGTAGGTTTCACCGATGCGGTAAATTCCCCAGCTACCAACATTGTATTTTATGGCGCAACAGATTGTGCGTCCTTGCCCTTTGGCAAAGGTAATACGGCTCATGGATGTCCTCTCAATGGTCCAGGGTGGGTGGAATTGGGCCGGGTACCCATCAGTGGAAACAAGGAATGGTTGCTCAAAGAAATCAACGTTACGCCTAAGCAAAACATTCATGCGATGGCCATTGGACCCGATTGTGATGTGTCAGCGACCGCAATCAATCCTTACTATTTTTTCGACAATTTGGTGCTGGACGAACAACGCAATTTTGATTATGTCATCAGCGCCAAAGGTTACCCTTGCACAGATCAGTTTTTTCTGGATATCCCGGTAATTGAAGGTTATGCCTACCAATGGTATCAGGATGGCGTGGCGCTGGTAGGCGAAACCAAACCAACTTTGCGTGTAAAAACGGGAGAGGGAAAATACCAGGTGCGCATCAGTGACGAAGAGGGCTGCAAAGTAACCCAGGCGTACAATCATTTGTACCCACGTTCTACCAATTTTGTAGCTGCAAAAATTTGTCCAGGCACTGCCTATAATTTTAACCAGCAAAAGTTAAGTTCAGCGGGGGAATACATTGATACCGTCAAAACCATCCACAATTGTGACAGCATTGTGCGGTTGAGCCTGAGTATCGAAGATGATTTGCTGGACACGGTGCAAGCCCGCATCCTGGAAGGAGAGCAATTTAAAGTGGGTACTCGTTTGTTTGGTTCGCCCGGGGAGTTTCTTTCTACCCTCAAATCGGCCATTGGTTGCGACAGTACGGTATTGCTGCACCTGGATTTTTACCGCATTTTTTTTCCTAGCGGATTTAGTCCCAACGACGATGGCAAAAACGACCGCTTTGGTTTTTATGGCGGATCGGAGCTCAAAAGGATTGTTGCTTTTCACGTATTTGACCGTTGGGGAGGAATGGTTTGGTCAGTCAAAGATGTACCTCCGGGGGACAGCTCCGCCTTTTGGGATGGCACCATGCGGACCCAGGCCGCACCTGAAGGGCTCTATACCTATGTCGTTACCCTTTTATTGGAAGATGGACGGGAACATGTGCGCTACGGGGGCGTGACACTGGTCCGATAG
- a CDS encoding electron transfer flavoprotein subunit alpha/FixB family protein: MVLVFAESQKGNFKKTAFEAVTYGYKTAQALGTECVALALGSANNAADLGLYGASKVLHVADAALDQFDGQVYAKVIAEVSQQVGAKVIVLSHTSTGKAIHGRLAARLDAGSVAGVNSIPTVDGGFKVKKGVFSGKAIAEYAINSEVKILSVMGNSLQPAIVGSPAAIEAANVTVPASRVKVKSVSRIEGIVPLPEAELVVSAGRGMKGPENWGIVEDLANTLGATTACSRPVADVHWRPHHEHVGQTGIAIRPNLYIAIGISGAIQHLAGVNNSKTIVVINKDPEAPFFKAADYGVVGDLFEVVPQLTEAVKKFKAAQG, translated from the coding sequence ATGGTTCTCGTATTTGCAGAAAGCCAAAAAGGAAATTTCAAAAAGACTGCTTTTGAAGCCGTCACTTACGGATATAAAACCGCTCAAGCTCTGGGCACCGAATGTGTTGCGCTTGCCCTGGGTAGTGCCAACAATGCTGCTGACCTTGGCCTTTATGGCGCAAGCAAGGTGCTGCATGTAGCCGATGCAGCACTGGATCAATTCGATGGCCAGGTGTATGCCAAAGTCATTGCCGAGGTTAGCCAGCAAGTGGGAGCCAAAGTGATTGTACTGAGCCATACCTCTACGGGTAAAGCCATTCACGGGCGTTTGGCCGCGCGTTTAGACGCTGGTTCGGTGGCTGGTGTAAATAGCATACCTACCGTGGACGGTGGGTTCAAGGTGAAAAAAGGGGTATTCTCGGGCAAAGCCATTGCGGAGTACGCCATCAATTCGGAGGTAAAGATATTGTCCGTGATGGGCAATTCACTGCAACCCGCCATCGTGGGCAGTCCAGCTGCCATTGAAGCCGCGAATGTTACCGTTCCGGCCAGTCGGGTGAAGGTAAAATCGGTGAGCCGCATCGAAGGCATCGTGCCACTTCCGGAGGCCGAACTGGTGGTTTCTGCGGGGAGGGGCATGAAAGGCCCCGAAAACTGGGGCATCGTAGAAGATCTGGCCAATACCCTGGGTGCAACTACAGCCTGCTCCCGCCCGGTAGCTGATGTACACTGGCGCCCGCACCACGAACACGTGGGTCAAACCGGGATCGCCATCCGTCCCAATCTCTACATTGCCATCGGTATTTCTGGCGCGATTCAACACCTGGCCGGGGTCAATAACTCAAAAACCATTGTGGTGATCAACAAAGATCCTGAAGCGCCTTTCTTTAAAGCAGCAGACTACGGCGTGGTGGGCGATCTTTTTGAGGTGGTACCACAGCTTACGGAAGCCGTTAAGAAGTTTAAGGCCGCGCAAGGTTGA
- a CDS encoding electron transfer flavoprotein subunit beta/FixA family protein: MKLLVCVSKTPDTTTKIVFNASKTELDANGVQYIMNPYDEWYALVRALELKEALGGTVTLINVGPADNDQVIRKGLAIGADDAVRIDLNPQSALSVAFQIAEYARQENYDIILLGKETIDYNGSEIGAMVAEYLDQPFISYASKLDTSDGKTASIQRDIEGGMEELEVDTPFVVSAAKGLAEQRIPNMKGIMMAKSKPLKVVAPAAFEDKAVTVEYTLPPAKSAVKMIAPDNMEELVKLLHEEAKVI, translated from the coding sequence ATGAAATTACTGGTCTGTGTGAGCAAAACGCCCGACACCACTACCAAGATCGTTTTCAACGCCAGCAAAACGGAGCTGGATGCCAATGGGGTACAGTACATCATGAACCCATACGACGAGTGGTATGCCCTGGTGCGTGCGCTCGAATTGAAAGAAGCCCTGGGAGGTACCGTTACGCTGATTAACGTTGGTCCCGCCGACAATGACCAGGTGATCCGCAAAGGATTGGCCATTGGTGCCGACGATGCTGTGCGGATCGACCTCAACCCACAAAGTGCCCTCAGTGTAGCGTTCCAAATTGCGGAATACGCCCGTCAGGAAAACTACGACATCATCCTTTTGGGCAAAGAAACCATCGACTACAATGGCTCCGAGATCGGTGCCATGGTTGCCGAATACCTGGATCAGCCTTTCATTTCTTACGCCAGCAAACTGGATACAAGTGATGGTAAAACCGCCAGCATTCAACGCGACATCGAAGGGGGAATGGAAGAATTGGAGGTAGACACGCCCTTTGTAGTGAGTGCTGCCAAAGGCCTGGCCGAGCAGCGCATTCCCAACATGAAGGGCATCATGATGGCTAAATCCAAACCCCTCAAAGTAGTGGCTCCGGCAGCTTTTGAAGACAAGGCGGTAACGGTGGAATATACCCTGCCTCCGGCCAAATCAGCTGTCAAAATGATTGCCCCGGACAATATGGAAGAGTTGGTGAAACTCTTGCATGAAGAAGCGAAAGTTATTTAA
- a CDS encoding GldM family protein, whose protein sequence is MLHKRLIIGLCFALTIWRMDAQKVVASANASHVLYLGTKNQISLAVADVSYKSLQVWVKVGHLAGENGAYSWEICETPNSFFKAYLYLAYPFADSMRQDSINFHVRPLPDPKIVCRPMPCYTPLNAANIQKITLYSIIESNAAMGELMGRCTVLRFEIVLMRKNKILKNHKNEGADFSSGALLMLKNLRDTDTVKLTKIEARCDCDAKDEYYKEITGTYHRLLPPIVLKANTIFCGFD, encoded by the coding sequence ATGCTGCACAAAAGACTAATCATCGGATTATGCTTTGCGCTGACTATATGGCGCATGGATGCTCAAAAAGTGGTGGCAAGTGCCAATGCATCACATGTTCTATATTTAGGCACCAAAAACCAGATTTCGTTAGCGGTAGCTGATGTTTCCTATAAATCACTTCAGGTTTGGGTAAAAGTTGGGCACCTTGCAGGCGAAAACGGGGCTTATAGCTGGGAAATTTGTGAAACCCCAAACTCATTTTTCAAAGCTTATCTCTACTTGGCTTATCCATTCGCCGATTCTATGCGGCAAGATTCTATCAACTTCCACGTTCGTCCACTTCCTGACCCCAAAATAGTCTGCCGACCAATGCCTTGCTATACTCCACTCAATGCAGCAAACATTCAAAAAATCACTTTATACTCAATTATTGAAAGTAATGCCGCGATGGGTGAACTTATGGGCAGATGCACTGTACTTAGATTCGAAATAGTATTGATGAGAAAAAATAAAATCCTAAAAAACCATAAAAACGAAGGAGCGGATTTTTCTTCTGGAGCACTACTCATGCTTAAAAACTTAAGAGATACTGATACAGTGAAATTGACCAAAATTGAAGCGCGTTGCGATTGTGATGCAAAAGATGAATATTATAAAGAAATTACGGGCACTTATCATCGCTTGCTGCCGCCCATAGTCTTAAAAGCCAATACAATTTTTTGTGGATTTGATTAA
- a CDS encoding class I SAM-dependent methyltransferase, which translates to MENKIYSWRWRLAQFLELRWWRRYLRRLDWEAYVEDKRRHWRKVLTLLDVQLAPGERVLDAGCGPAGIFTLLHEQKVDALDPLLEKYEKKLPGFQLDKFPHVHFQQLMLEQLEVKETYDLIFCMNAINHVADLDLALGCLVQALKPNGTLVLSVDVHRHSFFKFIFRLIPGDVLHPQQDDVADYQLFLDEQGLQVEKTLVLKKGWVFDYVVFKARKR; encoded by the coding sequence TTGGAAAATAAAATTTATTCCTGGCGTTGGCGTCTGGCGCAGTTTTTGGAATTGCGCTGGTGGCGACGGTACCTGCGGCGATTGGATTGGGAAGCGTATGTAGAAGACAAGCGACGGCATTGGCGCAAGGTCTTGACACTGTTGGATGTACAGCTTGCTCCGGGCGAACGGGTTTTGGACGCTGGTTGTGGTCCGGCGGGTATTTTTACCCTGCTGCACGAACAAAAAGTAGATGCCCTGGATCCGCTGCTGGAGAAGTACGAAAAAAAATTGCCTGGATTTCAGTTGGATAAATTCCCTCACGTCCATTTTCAGCAGTTGATGCTCGAACAACTGGAGGTAAAAGAAACTTACGATCTGATTTTTTGTATGAATGCCATCAACCATGTTGCCGATCTGGACTTGGCTTTGGGGTGTTTGGTTCAGGCTTTAAAACCCAATGGAACTTTGGTGCTGAGTGTGGATGTACATCGGCATTCTTTTTTTAAGTTCATTTTTAGGTTGATCCCGGGTGATGTATTGCACCCGCAGCAGGATGACGTTGCAGATTACCAGCTCTTTTTGGATGAACAGGGACTGCAAGTGGAAAAAACCTTGGTGTTAAAGAAAGGCTGGGTGTTTGATTACGTTGTTTTTAAGGCCAGGAAGAGATAG
- a CDS encoding Smr/MutS family protein: protein MEKFNPRTFEPPNPQTLNFQAMRFPIGTKVKFIHTGDEGTVVSLLDAETLNVRITGDDMEIPVNIENVVPAGQYVAAAQPIKGKPKPQMNIPPPPPRHVPPAVGVPVKAGNAQYAIIKSMGIQLAFDPIYKEDGSPEKYLIYVINDTRMDVVYNFTLFMGKRAVLEHSSKLNGLHYERIGEMLFDQLNDSPSVEMECWRLLTDEGGKKLKKELNIKAKTFFTKVLTAPFLDRPVHHFRMFEKHELELADEKEASAEDLKSYTERNIQPQSKIIHHQSEPRHEVKQMAEFNPELDLHVENLVKDQRKLNNADILNLQMRRFEQYLDQAIRIGVDRVFIIHGVGEGKLKNAIATILMQHPHVKTFKNEYHARYGYGATEVEFS from the coding sequence ATGGAAAAATTCAACCCCCGAACCTTCGAACCCCCGAACCCCCAAACCCTTAACTTTCAAGCGATGCGTTTTCCAATAGGTACAAAGGTAAAATTTATTCATACTGGCGATGAAGGTACGGTAGTTTCTTTGCTCGACGCAGAAACGCTCAATGTCAGAATCACGGGCGACGATATGGAAATTCCGGTGAACATTGAAAATGTGGTTCCCGCCGGACAATATGTGGCTGCCGCTCAACCCATCAAAGGCAAGCCCAAACCCCAAATGAACATCCCACCGCCGCCGCCGCGACATGTACCTCCTGCGGTGGGCGTGCCCGTTAAAGCTGGCAATGCTCAATACGCCATCATCAAAAGTATGGGCATCCAGTTGGCTTTTGACCCCATTTACAAAGAGGATGGCTCTCCTGAAAAATACCTGATCTACGTGATCAATGATACACGGATGGATGTAGTGTACAATTTCACTTTGTTCATGGGCAAAAGAGCCGTGTTGGAGCACAGCAGTAAACTCAACGGCCTGCACTACGAACGCATCGGTGAAATGTTGTTTGACCAATTGAACGACAGCCCCTCGGTAGAGATGGAATGTTGGCGTTTGTTGACCGATGAGGGGGGCAAAAAATTGAAAAAAGAGTTGAACATCAAGGCCAAAACTTTTTTTACAAAAGTCCTCACTGCGCCATTTTTGGATCGCCCGGTGCACCATTTTCGCATGTTTGAAAAACACGAATTGGAGCTGGCGGATGAAAAAGAAGCCAGCGCCGAAGACCTCAAATCCTACACTGAGCGCAACATCCAGCCACAATCCAAGATCATTCACCACCAAAGTGAGCCCAGACACGAGGTGAAACAAATGGCTGAATTCAATCCCGAACTGGATCTACATGTGGAAAACCTGGTGAAAGACCAACGTAAACTTAACAATGCGGATATTTTGAACCTGCAAATGCGCCGCTTTGAACAATACCTCGATCAGGCCATCAGAATTGGGGTGGATCGGGTGTTCATCATCCACGGCGTGGGCGAAGGGAAATTAAAAAATGCCATTGCCACGATATTAATGCAACACCCGCATGTCAAAACCTTCAAAAACGAGTACCACGCCCGTTATGGGTACGGGGCTACCGAGGTGGAGTTTTCATAA
- a CDS encoding D-glycero-alpha-D-manno-heptose-1,7-bisphosphate 7-phosphatase has protein sequence MSYNFGATNESLFFQTLFLDRDGVINERLPGDYVAHWEEFQFTPRALEALAFFSTYFHRIVVVTNQQGIGKGKMSVGQLEQIHEKMVSEIQQSGGRIDAVYYCPDLSNTPNNCRKPASGMALMAQNEFPEIDFQQSVMVGDSVSDIEFGQNLGMATVLIEGKMDEIDKLEHALRNGLRIDQCFASLWEFAAELMKTPPR, from the coding sequence ATGAGTTATAATTTTGGTGCAACGAATGAATCGTTGTTTTTCCAAACCCTCTTCCTCGACCGCGACGGCGTCATCAACGAACGACTCCCCGGAGATTACGTAGCCCACTGGGAGGAATTTCAATTTACTCCGCGAGCTTTGGAGGCTCTGGCCTTTTTTTCCACTTATTTCCATCGCATTGTGGTGGTGACCAATCAGCAAGGCATAGGCAAAGGAAAAATGAGCGTAGGGCAGTTGGAGCAAATTCACGAGAAGATGGTATCGGAAATTCAACAGTCTGGCGGGCGGATCGACGCGGTGTATTACTGCCCCGACCTCTCCAATACGCCCAACAATTGCCGCAAACCCGCCAGTGGCATGGCGTTAATGGCTCAAAATGAATTCCCGGAAATTGACTTTCAGCAATCCGTTATGGTGGGCGATTCCGTATCCGACATCGAATTTGGCCAAAACCTGGGCATGGCCACCGTGTTGATTGAAGGCAAAATGGATGAAATAGATAAGCTGGAACACGCCCTGAGGAATGGTCTACGGATAGACCAGTGCTTTGCATCCCTCTGGGAATTTGCCGCTGAACTTATGAAAACTCCACCTCGGTAG
- a CDS encoding sugar porter family MFS transporter produces MNRKIIVWSVTVALGGFLFGLDTAVISGAEQAIQKLWSLNDFWHGTAVAMALYGTVFGAALGGWPSDAIGRKRTLFWIGIMYFVSALGSALATDVNTFMVFRFIGGLGVGASSVAAPLYISEISPAKSRGQLVAIFQFNIVLGILIAYVSNYALQGIGGEEAWRWMLGVVAIPSVAFIVFVLFVPESPRWLIVKRNEEVEARKVLAIINPGLVDESVAAIRASVHQEVGKRVERFFSKKYAWPILLAFLIALFNQVSGINAVIYYAPRIFKLAGQEASTALLSSAGIGLANLVFTLIGVTLIDRFGRKFLMYIGSIGYIISLSLIANAFFSENYTGITYFLFAFIAAHAIGQGAVIWVFISEIFPNQVRAAGQSFGSFTHWIFAALIANVFPLFANDSSSGTGSIFLFFTAMMVLQLLFVAFMMPETKGVALEDMEKRIVGH; encoded by the coding sequence ATGAATCGCAAAATTATAGTTTGGTCCGTCACCGTTGCACTGGGTGGCTTTTTGTTTGGTCTGGATACGGCCGTTATTTCCGGGGCAGAGCAAGCCATTCAAAAGCTCTGGTCCCTGAATGATTTTTGGCACGGCACTGCTGTCGCCATGGCCTTATATGGCACTGTTTTTGGCGCGGCCCTGGGTGGCTGGCCGAGTGATGCCATTGGTCGCAAGCGAACCTTGTTTTGGATTGGCATCATGTATTTTGTATCGGCGCTGGGTTCTGCGCTGGCTACCGATGTAAATACCTTCATGGTGTTTCGTTTTATTGGAGGTCTGGGTGTAGGTGCGTCTTCGGTAGCTGCGCCGCTCTACATATCAGAAATTTCACCCGCCAAATCGCGCGGACAGTTGGTGGCCATTTTTCAATTCAACATCGTTTTGGGGATTTTGATCGCTTATGTCAGCAACTATGCCTTGCAGGGCATTGGAGGTGAAGAAGCCTGGCGCTGGATGCTCGGGGTTGTAGCCATTCCCTCGGTTGCCTTTATTGTTTTTGTACTTTTTGTGCCCGAAAGCCCACGTTGGTTGATCGTCAAACGCAACGAAGAAGTTGAAGCCCGCAAGGTTTTGGCCATCATCAACCCTGGTTTGGTGGATGAATCGGTAGCCGCCATCCGTGCATCTGTTCATCAGGAAGTAGGGAAGCGAGTGGAGCGCTTTTTTTCCAAAAAATACGCCTGGCCCATTTTGTTGGCCTTTTTGATTGCGCTCTTCAATCAGGTATCCGGCATCAACGCGGTGATTTATTACGCGCCGCGCATTTTTAAACTTGCCGGACAAGAAGCAAGTACCGCGTTGCTCTCTTCTGCCGGGATCGGCCTGGCCAATCTGGTGTTTACCCTGATCGGGGTTACGCTGATTGATCGTTTTGGCCGCAAGTTTTTGATGTACATCGGTTCCATTGGATACATCATTTCTCTGTCTTTGATTGCCAATGCCTTTTTCTCAGAAAACTATACCGGCATCACTTATTTCCTGTTTGCTTTTATTGCTGCGCATGCCATCGGGCAAGGCGCCGTCATCTGGGTTTTTATCTCTGAAATTTTCCCCAACCAGGTGCGTGCGGCCGGACAGTCTTTTGGCAGTTTCACCCACTGGATTTTTGCGGCACTCATTGCCAATGTATTCCCTCTTTTTGCCAATGACAGCAGCAGTGGAACGGGGTCCATTTTTCTCTTTTTCACGGCCATGATGGTGCTGCAACTGTTGTTTGTTGCGTTTATGATGCCAGAGACCAAAGGGGTGGCTTTGGAGGATATGGAAAAGCGGATTGTGGGGCATTGA